Proteins encoded together in one Sinorhizobium meliloti window:
- a CDS encoding DUF2948 family protein: MDALKLLALDEEDLGVVSAHVQDAVFKVAGIAYDARRRQFTLVVNRFAWEKAEGKRRGFERRRAVLLFKCVSAVRSLGFDRTDMEAVLDLLALRFDVKGEGPEGTIELVLAGEASIALDVECIEVQLADTGGAWETAFKPRHPEGA, from the coding sequence ATGGATGCTTTGAAACTGCTGGCACTCGACGAGGAAGACCTTGGCGTCGTCTCCGCCCATGTGCAGGACGCAGTCTTCAAGGTAGCGGGCATCGCCTACGACGCCCGGCGCCGGCAGTTCACCCTGGTGGTCAACCGCTTCGCCTGGGAAAAGGCGGAGGGCAAGCGCCGCGGCTTCGAGCGGCGCCGTGCCGTCCTTCTGTTCAAATGCGTCAGTGCCGTGCGGTCGCTCGGCTTCGATCGCACCGACATGGAAGCGGTGCTCGACCTTCTCGCCCTGCGCTTCGACGTCAAGGGGGAGGGGCCGGAAGGAACGATCGAGCTCGTGCTCGCGGGCGAGGCGTCGATCGCGCTCGATGTGGAGTGCATCGAGGTGCAGCTTGCCGATACCGGCGGCGCCTGGGAGACGGCGTTCAAGCCGCGCCACCCCGAGGGCGCCTGA
- the hisD gene encoding histidinol dehydrogenase: protein MAIRLNYLDTSFERDFAAFLTTKREVSEDVNAVVRTIIDDVRARGDAALADYSTRFDGIDFTVTGMAVTSAEIDAAIHAVAPEVLGALKVAATRIEAHHRRQLPKDDIYEDQMGVGLGSRWTPIDAVGLYVPGGTASYPSSVLMNALPAKVAGVPRIVMVVPASGGAINPAVLAAARLAGVEEIYRIGGAQAVAALAYGTETIEPVAKIVGPGNAYVAAAKRQVFGTVGIDMIAGPSEVLVIADRDNDPDWIAADLLAQAEHDAGAQAILITDDAAFGDAVEKAVERQLKTLPRAETAAASWRDFGAVILVPDFDKAVPLANRIAPEHLELATADPDSMVPAIRNAGAIFIGRHTPEVIGDYVGGSNHVLPTARSARFSSGLGVLDYVKRTSILRLGPDQLRILGPAAIALARSEGLEAHARSVAIRLNLGEEG, encoded by the coding sequence TTGGCAATCAGGCTGAACTATCTCGATACGAGCTTCGAGCGCGATTTCGCCGCGTTCCTCACGACCAAACGGGAAGTTTCCGAAGACGTCAACGCCGTTGTGCGCACCATCATCGACGATGTCCGCGCCCGCGGAGATGCGGCGCTCGCCGATTATTCCACGCGTTTTGACGGGATCGACTTCACGGTCACGGGCATGGCGGTGACGTCGGCGGAAATAGATGCGGCGATCCACGCGGTTGCTCCGGAAGTGCTCGGTGCTTTGAAAGTCGCGGCGACCCGCATCGAGGCGCATCACCGGCGGCAATTGCCGAAGGACGACATTTACGAAGACCAGATGGGCGTCGGCCTCGGTTCGCGCTGGACGCCGATCGACGCAGTCGGTCTCTATGTGCCCGGCGGCACGGCGAGCTATCCGAGCTCGGTTCTGATGAACGCTCTGCCGGCCAAGGTCGCAGGCGTGCCGCGCATCGTCATGGTCGTGCCGGCCAGCGGCGGGGCGATCAACCCGGCGGTGCTCGCAGCCGCCCGCCTTGCCGGTGTGGAGGAGATCTACCGCATTGGCGGCGCGCAGGCCGTGGCCGCGCTCGCCTACGGCACCGAGACGATCGAACCGGTTGCGAAGATCGTCGGCCCTGGGAATGCCTATGTTGCGGCCGCCAAGCGGCAGGTTTTCGGCACGGTCGGCATCGACATGATCGCCGGGCCGTCGGAAGTGCTGGTGATCGCGGACCGCGACAACGATCCGGATTGGATCGCCGCGGACCTGCTCGCCCAGGCTGAGCACGACGCCGGCGCGCAGGCGATCCTGATCACCGACGATGCGGCCTTCGGCGATGCGGTCGAAAAGGCGGTGGAGCGTCAGTTGAAGACGCTGCCGCGCGCCGAAACGGCGGCAGCGAGCTGGCGCGATTTCGGCGCCGTGATCCTGGTTCCGGATTTCGACAAGGCCGTGCCGCTCGCCAACCGCATCGCCCCGGAGCATCTCGAACTGGCGACAGCCGATCCGGACTCGATGGTTCCCGCGATCCGCAATGCCGGTGCGATCTTCATCGGCAGGCACACGCCCGAAGTCATCGGCGACTATGTGGGCGGTTCCAACCACGTGCTGCCGACGGCGCGTTCGGCGCGGTTCTCCTCGGGCCTCGGCGTGCTCGACTATGTGAAGCGAACCTCGATCCTGCGGCTCGGCCCGGATCAGTTGCGCATTCTCGGGCCCGCCGCGATCGCGCTGGCAAGATCGGAAGGCCTCGAGGCCCATGCCCGATCGGTTGCCATACGCCTCAACCTCGGGGAAGAGGGATGA
- a CDS encoding UPF0262 family protein, whose translation MKADRNLRLCDVVLDETIGRSTPDVEHERAVAIFDLLEDNLFEPVGHSGGPYRLNLSLVDAKLVFRISTDGGTEVATHILSLTPFRRIVKDYFMICESYYQAIRSATPSQIEAIDMGRRGIHNEGSQTLMDRLSGKIRLDFDTARRLFTLVCVLYWRG comes from the coding sequence ATGAAGGCCGATCGCAACCTGCGGCTCTGCGATGTCGTGCTGGACGAGACGATCGGCCGCTCGACGCCGGATGTGGAGCATGAGCGCGCGGTTGCGATCTTCGACCTGCTCGAAGATAATCTGTTCGAACCCGTCGGGCATTCCGGCGGCCCCTATCGGCTCAACCTGTCGCTGGTCGACGCGAAGCTGGTCTTCCGGATTTCGACGGATGGCGGTACCGAGGTCGCCACCCACATCCTCTCGCTCACGCCCTTTCGCCGTATCGTGAAGGACTACTTCATGATCTGCGAAAGCTATTACCAGGCGATCCGGTCGGCGACGCCGAGCCAGATCGAGGCGATCGACATGGGGCGGCGCGGCATCCACAACGAGGGTTCTCAGACCCTGATGGACCGGCTCTCGGGCAAGATCAGGCTGGATTTCGACACGGCGCGCCGGCTCTTCACGCTCGTCTGCGTGCTCTACTGGCGCGGCTGA
- a CDS encoding low molecular weight phosphatase family protein, whose product MIATATPQSKAPRSVLFMCGMNAIRSPMAEALARVALPKGTYVASAGVRQGERDPFVDVVLEEVGLTIGRHQPRTLEELEDDYFDLIVTLAPEAHHMALELTRSMAVDVVYWPTPDPTVATGTREQIVAAYRAVRDHLATLIASRLAVESPQKGSPPAA is encoded by the coding sequence ATGATCGCGACCGCCACGCCGCAATCGAAAGCGCCCCGCTCGGTTCTTTTCATGTGCGGCATGAACGCCATCCGTTCGCCGATGGCCGAGGCGCTCGCCCGCGTGGCGCTTCCGAAGGGGACCTACGTCGCCTCCGCCGGCGTCCGGCAGGGCGAGCGGGATCCCTTCGTAGACGTGGTCCTCGAAGAGGTCGGGCTGACGATCGGCCGGCATCAGCCGCGCACGCTCGAAGAGCTCGAAGACGATTACTTCGACCTCATCGTGACGCTGGCGCCCGAAGCCCACCACATGGCCCTTGAATTGACCCGATCCATGGCCGTGGATGTGGTATACTGGCCGACACCCGACCCGACCGTTGCGACCGGCACACGGGAGCAGATCGTGGCCGCCTACCGGGCTGTGCGCGATCATCTGGCGACGCTGATCGCAAGCCGTCTCGCCGTGGAAAGCCCCCAGAAAGGCAGTCCTCCGGCGGCATGA
- the infA gene encoding translation initiation factor IF-1, whose amino-acid sequence MAKEEVLEFPGVVTELLPNATFRVKLENEHEIIAHTAGRMRKNRIRVLAGDKVLVEMTPYDLTKGRITYRFK is encoded by the coding sequence ATGGCGAAAGAAGAAGTCCTAGAATTTCCGGGCGTGGTCACCGAATTGCTTCCCAACGCGACGTTTCGCGTGAAGCTTGAAAACGAGCACGAGATCATCGCCCACACGGCGGGCCGCATGCGCAAGAACCGTATCCGCGTTCTGGCCGGCGACAAGGTCCTCGTCGAGATGACGCCCTATGACCTGACGAAGGGTCGCATCACCTACCGCTTCAAGTAG
- a CDS encoding Maf-like protein has product MAVTKKLILASGSPRRVELLAQAGIEPARLMPMDLDETPKRSEHPRSLARRLSAEKAKAALSAITGDPAWDGSYILAADTVVCVGRRILPKPELVSEASSALHLLSGRSHRVYTGICLVTPDRTLRQKVIDTKVRFKRLSTLDIESYLASGQWRGKAGGYGIQGIAGGFVVKLVGSYTNVVGLPLYETVNLLVGEGYDVHDRWLEG; this is encoded by the coding sequence ATGGCAGTGACCAAGAAACTGATACTGGCGTCCGGATCGCCGCGTCGTGTCGAGCTCCTGGCGCAGGCGGGAATCGAGCCCGCGCGCCTCATGCCTATGGACCTGGACGAAACGCCGAAGCGTTCGGAACACCCCCGCTCGCTTGCGCGGCGGCTCTCGGCTGAAAAGGCGAAGGCGGCGCTTTCTGCGATTACCGGCGACCCGGCCTGGGACGGCAGCTACATTCTCGCAGCCGACACCGTCGTTTGCGTCGGCCGCCGTATCCTGCCGAAGCCGGAACTGGTGAGCGAGGCGTCGAGCGCATTGCATCTTCTGTCGGGCCGCAGCCACCGCGTCTATACGGGCATCTGCCTCGTCACGCCCGACCGCACGCTTCGTCAGAAGGTGATCGATACCAAGGTGCGCTTCAAACGCCTTTCCACGCTCGACATCGAAAGCTATCTCGCTTCCGGCCAGTGGCGCGGCAAGGCCGGCGGATATGGTATCCAGGGAATTGCCGGAGGTTTCGTCGTGAAGCTGGTCGGCTCCTACACCAATGTGGTAGGCTTGCCGCTCTATGAGACCGTCAATCTACTCGTCGGCGAAGGGTACGACGTGCACGATCGTTGGCTGGAAGGCTGA
- the yacG gene encoding DNA gyrase inhibitor YacG, with amino-acid sequence MRGEGKKNGSNVEPLRATRPCAECGRPSVREHYPFCSERCRNVDLNRWLSGSYAIPVADDESKADDGDER; translated from the coding sequence ATGCGCGGCGAAGGCAAGAAAAACGGGTCGAACGTAGAACCCCTGCGCGCAACGCGTCCCTGCGCGGAGTGTGGACGTCCGTCCGTGCGCGAGCATTATCCCTTCTGCTCCGAGCGGTGCCGTAACGTCGATCTCAATCGCTGGCTGTCCGGTTCCTATGCGATCCCGGTCGCCGACGACGAGTCGAAGGCCGACGACGGCGACGAACGGTAA
- a CDS encoding BrnT family toxin, whose amino-acid sequence MKIVWDEPKRQANLEKHGFDFADVSDIDWASAIIEDSRTDASGGKRLKAIGYFRDGTAAVIFATLGTEAISIISFRPASDRERRRLPWPPKPKS is encoded by the coding sequence ATGAAAATTGTATGGGACGAGCCCAAACGGCAAGCCAACCTTGAAAAGCATGGTTTCGATTTTGCCGATGTAAGCGACATCGATTGGGCGAGTGCCATCATTGAGGACAGCAGGACAGATGCTTCGGGCGGAAAGCGCTTGAAGGCTATCGGTTATTTTCGTGATGGGACAGCAGCGGTCATTTTCGCGACACTCGGAACGGAAGCTATATCGATCATCAGTTTTCGTCCTGCTAGCGACAGAGAAAGAAGGAGGCTTCCATGGCCACCAAAACCCAAAAGTTGA
- a CDS encoding BrnA antitoxin family protein, whose product MATKTQKLKTFEPGHGYTKEDWDAVDFPELTDEELANMRPAKEVLPPEFFRAIEEHRRSRGRPPLEHPKKQITLRLDEDVIAKFRASGKGWQGRMNEALRKAAGI is encoded by the coding sequence ATGGCCACCAAAACCCAAAAGTTGAAAACGTTTGAGCCAGGTCACGGTTACACGAAAGAAGACTGGGACGCTGTCGATTTTCCCGAGTTGACCGACGAAGAGCTTGCCAACATGCGCCCGGCAAAAGAGGTGCTACCGCCTGAGTTTTTCAGAGCTATCGAAGAGCATCGCAGATCGCGTGGGCGCCCACCGCTGGAGCATCCGAAAAAGCAAATCACCCTCCGGCTGGACGAAGATGTGATTGCTAAGTTTCGAGCAAGTGGCAAAGGCTGGCAGGGCCGGATGAATGAGGCGTTACGAAAAGCTGCAGGCATATAG
- a CDS encoding serine kinase, with translation MKFRVSDGARFFLLGQRKTIFVEASQQIFEVDDLTAYLTCLLAEPMSQRRLEADLVARGAGRAEARKSVRDYLLYMSREGLLEIAFDAEDGEPIHTHVLDMHGAAVSIAYHDRGLLDLILPVFDHQASERLKPSVSYAVAKFGNRVCVSRNRSPGMIVAANEAVPALKALLTEDVLACLGTKVALHAALLVKNGKGLLICGAPGAGKSTLALALLEAGFACGGDDIALMRPDGLLRGVPFAPALKRGSWGLLEGMRGTIEAAPVHRRLDNRYVRYLASIPFASDDAVPLGTIVLLRRRKGRTELAAVEPARVLSELFLGAFTPTRRLDLSQFDALLNAIRGASAVELSYMRLDEAVEMLSRHHDGT, from the coding sequence ATGAAATTCCGCGTCTCCGACGGGGCACGATTTTTTCTGCTCGGACAGCGCAAGACGATTTTCGTCGAAGCGTCGCAGCAGATTTTTGAGGTTGACGACCTTACCGCGTATCTCACCTGCCTTCTCGCCGAACCCATGTCGCAGCGCCGGCTGGAGGCCGATCTCGTGGCACGCGGCGCCGGCCGGGCCGAAGCGCGAAAATCGGTGCGGGATTATCTCCTTTATATGTCCCGCGAGGGTCTGCTGGAGATTGCCTTCGACGCCGAGGACGGGGAGCCGATACACACGCATGTGCTGGACATGCATGGAGCCGCCGTCTCGATAGCATATCACGATAGGGGCCTCCTCGATCTCATCCTGCCCGTATTCGATCATCAGGCGTCAGAGCGCCTGAAGCCTTCGGTCTCCTATGCGGTGGCGAAGTTCGGCAACCGCGTGTGCGTCAGCCGCAACCGTTCCCCCGGCATGATCGTCGCGGCCAACGAAGCGGTGCCGGCGCTGAAAGCGTTGCTGACGGAGGATGTGCTTGCATGCCTCGGCACGAAGGTGGCGCTTCATGCCGCGCTCCTGGTGAAGAACGGGAAGGGGCTTCTGATTTGCGGCGCGCCGGGCGCGGGCAAGTCGACGCTGGCGCTCGCGCTCCTCGAAGCAGGCTTTGCCTGCGGCGGCGACGATATCGCGCTGATGAGGCCGGACGGCCTGCTGCGGGGCGTTCCCTTCGCCCCTGCTCTGAAGCGCGGCTCATGGGGTCTCCTCGAAGGCATGCGCGGCACGATCGAAGCGGCGCCGGTTCATCGCCGCCTCGACAATCGATATGTCCGCTACCTGGCGTCGATCCCCTTTGCGTCTGACGATGCAGTGCCGCTTGGCACCATCGTGCTGCTGCGCCGGCGCAAAGGCCGGACGGAGCTTGCCGCGGTCGAACCGGCGCGGGTTCTGTCGGAACTCTTTCTCGGCGCCTTTACGCCGACACGGCGCCTCGATCTGTCGCAGTTCGACGCCCTGCTGAACGCCATTCGCGGCGCCAGTGCCGTAGAGCTTTCCTATATGCGGCTGGACGAGGCCGTAGAAATGCTGAGCAGGCACCATGACGGGACGTAG
- a CDS encoding nucleotidyltransferase family protein, with protein MTGRSYRNLLALTSCLNGKPPPDVDWEHVIALANDSLTISSLALAARKYAVDVPEDVHRYLSLIYDRNAERNRRLLAQLTEAVQCLDRIGVEPVLMKGAAILVAQKPDEIGARMLTDLDILVRPADMASSIGALQDIGYEIRLAAGSGSWPGNPKFHLPAVLERPTDAGSIDLQCRPKGPASFSDIEWLYGHSRRIALDGGDVRIPSPFAQIVFLILHDQFQDGDYWRGLIDLRHLLDLSKLAASDSVDWEHLMSLFARGYERHAVETQILTADMLFRIGGASALSAGKLPRLQLQRRRVQLGRDYLFVPFTVFTLLTEIAHYPSWDRYGGESYPSRRQEAKRKLRELRRIFRSRPSGKI; from the coding sequence ATGACGGGACGTAGCTACCGAAACCTTCTCGCGCTCACATCCTGCCTCAACGGCAAGCCTCCGCCTGACGTGGACTGGGAGCACGTCATCGCGCTTGCGAATGATAGCCTGACGATATCCTCGCTCGCTCTCGCGGCGAGGAAATATGCGGTGGACGTGCCCGAGGATGTCCATCGCTACCTCTCTCTGATTTACGACAGGAACGCGGAGCGCAACAGGAGACTGTTGGCGCAACTGACCGAGGCGGTACAATGCCTCGACCGCATCGGCGTTGAGCCGGTCCTCATGAAGGGTGCGGCAATCCTGGTTGCACAGAAGCCGGACGAGATCGGGGCGCGGATGCTGACCGACCTCGATATTCTCGTCCGCCCCGCCGACATGGCTTCATCGATTGGAGCACTGCAGGACATCGGTTACGAGATCCGCCTTGCCGCCGGCAGCGGCTCATGGCCGGGAAACCCCAAATTCCATCTGCCCGCAGTCCTGGAGCGGCCGACGGATGCAGGGAGCATCGATCTTCAATGCCGGCCTAAAGGGCCGGCCTCCTTCAGCGACATCGAATGGCTGTATGGGCACAGCCGGAGGATCGCCCTCGATGGCGGAGACGTTCGCATTCCGTCGCCCTTTGCCCAGATCGTCTTCCTGATCTTGCATGATCAGTTCCAGGATGGCGACTACTGGCGCGGCCTGATCGATCTACGACACCTTCTCGATCTGTCGAAGCTCGCAGCTTCGGACAGCGTCGACTGGGAACATCTGATGTCGCTTTTCGCCAGAGGGTACGAAAGACATGCGGTTGAGACGCAGATTCTGACAGCCGACATGCTGTTCAGGATAGGTGGGGCGTCCGCTTTGTCCGCCGGGAAGCTGCCGCGGCTTCAATTGCAACGCAGACGCGTCCAGCTTGGAAGGGATTATCTCTTCGTCCCCTTCACCGTTTTCACGCTCCTGACCGAGATCGCCCACTACCCGTCCTGGGACCGGTACGGCGGTGAGTCATACCCGTCGCGGCGCCAGGAGGCCAAGCGGAAACTCCGCGAGCTCCGACGCATCTTTCGGTCGAGACCGTCCGGAAAGATCTAG
- a CDS encoding DUF930 domain-containing protein — MKSRACALALATLAACPTQAMDRSLVRQFEKLDPQTRLEQRCDTEAMERIGADKNRFKPDKVIAYTFSDPVMKGDRMKATGAVFRSKGDWYKLAFRCKTDSEHLEVLSFEYKIGERVPRENWDQLYLYP, encoded by the coding sequence ATGAAATCACGCGCATGCGCCCTCGCCCTCGCCACATTGGCGGCATGCCCAACGCAAGCGATGGACCGGTCCCTCGTCCGGCAATTCGAGAAGCTCGATCCCCAGACGCGGCTGGAGCAGCGTTGCGATACGGAAGCGATGGAGCGGATCGGCGCCGACAAGAACCGGTTCAAACCGGACAAGGTCATCGCCTATACCTTCTCCGATCCCGTCATGAAAGGCGACAGGATGAAGGCGACGGGCGCGGTATTCCGAAGCAAGGGCGACTGGTACAAACTGGCATTCAGGTGCAAAACGGATTCCGAGCACCTTGAGGTGCTGTCCTTCGAATACAAGATTGGAGAACGTGTGCCGCGGGAGAACTGGGACCAGCTCTATCTTTATCCCTAA
- a CDS encoding YbaK/EbsC family protein: MSLASVKQFFSRHAPDIDVIELEQSTATVALAAEGHGVEPAQIAKTLALRVGDEIILIVTRGDARLDNKKYKARFGTKARMLGFDEVEAETGHPVGGVCPFGLAKPHSVYCDESLKAFDVVVPAAGATNAAVHISPERMAELTGAKWIDVSAV; the protein is encoded by the coding sequence ATGAGCCTCGCTTCCGTCAAACAGTTCTTTTCCCGGCACGCACCGGACATCGACGTCATCGAGCTGGAGCAGAGCACCGCCACCGTGGCGCTCGCGGCAGAAGGCCATGGCGTCGAACCGGCGCAGATAGCCAAGACGCTCGCGCTCCGGGTGGGCGACGAAATCATCCTGATCGTCACGCGCGGCGATGCGCGCCTCGACAACAAGAAATACAAGGCGCGGTTTGGAACCAAGGCGCGCATGCTCGGCTTCGACGAGGTCGAGGCGGAAACGGGCCATCCGGTCGGCGGGGTCTGCCCCTTCGGGCTCGCCAAGCCTCACAGCGTCTATTGTGACGAGTCTCTCAAAGCTTTCGACGTGGTCGTGCCCGCAGCTGGTGCGACCAACGCCGCCGTCCATATCAGCCCGGAGCGGATGGCCGAGCTGACCGGTGCAAAATGGATCGACGTCTCGGCGGTGTAG
- a CDS encoding GlsB/YeaQ/YmgE family stress response membrane protein, whose protein sequence is MGIESILVFLIVGAVAGWLAGLIVSGGGFGLLGNIVIGIVGAFIAGLLFPAIGISIGTGIFSAIIHSTIGAVILLVLIRVVKQA, encoded by the coding sequence ATGGGCATTGAAAGCATTCTGGTATTCCTGATCGTCGGCGCGGTTGCAGGCTGGCTTGCCGGTTTGATCGTCAGCGGAGGCGGCTTCGGTCTGCTCGGGAATATCGTGATCGGCATCGTCGGCGCCTTCATCGCCGGCCTTCTCTTCCCGGCCATCGGGATCAGCATCGGCACCGGCATCTTTTCTGCCATTATTCACTCGACGATCGGAGCCGTGATCCTTTTGGTGCTGATTCGCGTCGTCAAACAGGCCTGA
- the rhaI gene encoding L-rhamnose catabolism isomerase, producing MTLMISTSVFDLENASRRDGLTRDYESLGERLARRGIDIDAVKAKVAAYGVAVPSWGVGTGGTRFARFPGPGEPRNIFDKLEDCAVIQQLTRATPAVSLHIPWDKVSDLGALKEKGTALGLSFDAMNSNTFSDAPGQAHSYKFGSLSHTDSATRRQAIEHNLECVEIGKALGSKALTVWIGDGSNFPGQSNFTRAFERYLDSMKAVYAALPDDWRIFTEHKMFEPAFYSTVVQDWGTNYLIAQELGPKALCLVDLGHHAPNVNIEMIVARLIQFKKLGGFHFNDSKYGDDDLDTGSIDPYRLFLVFNELVDAETRAADGFDPAHMLDQSHNVTDPIESLMTSAMEVGRAYAQALIVDRNALAGYQEENDALMASETLKTAFRTDVEPILAMARLENGGAIAPVSAYRASGYRARVAAERPAVAGGGGGIV from the coding sequence ATGACCCTGATGATCAGCACATCCGTCTTCGATTTAGAGAATGCAAGCCGCCGGGACGGTCTCACGCGCGACTACGAAAGCCTGGGCGAGCGGCTCGCCCGCCGCGGCATCGATATCGATGCGGTGAAGGCCAAGGTCGCGGCCTACGGCGTTGCCGTCCCCTCCTGGGGCGTCGGCACCGGCGGCACGCGCTTTGCCCGCTTCCCCGGCCCCGGCGAGCCGCGCAATATCTTCGACAAGCTTGAAGACTGCGCCGTCATCCAGCAATTGACGCGGGCGACGCCGGCCGTGTCGCTCCATATCCCTTGGGACAAGGTCTCCGATCTTGGGGCCCTGAAGGAGAAGGGCACGGCGCTCGGCTTGAGCTTCGACGCGATGAACTCGAACACCTTCTCGGATGCGCCCGGCCAGGCGCATTCCTACAAGTTCGGCTCCCTCTCCCACACCGATTCCGCGACCCGACGCCAGGCGATCGAGCATAATCTCGAATGCGTCGAGATCGGCAAAGCGCTCGGCTCCAAGGCACTGACCGTCTGGATCGGCGACGGCTCCAACTTCCCCGGCCAGAGCAATTTCACCCGGGCGTTCGAACGCTATCTCGACTCGATGAAGGCGGTTTACGCGGCGCTTCCGGATGATTGGCGCATCTTCACCGAGCACAAGATGTTCGAGCCGGCCTTCTATTCGACGGTCGTGCAGGATTGGGGCACGAACTACCTGATCGCACAGGAACTCGGGCCCAAGGCCCTCTGCCTCGTCGACCTCGGGCACCACGCACCGAACGTCAACATCGAGATGATCGTCGCCCGGCTGATCCAGTTCAAGAAGCTCGGGGGCTTCCATTTCAACGATTCGAAATACGGGGACGACGATCTCGACACCGGATCGATCGACCCCTACCGCCTGTTCCTCGTTTTCAACGAGCTCGTCGATGCGGAGACACGCGCCGCGGACGGTTTCGATCCGGCCCATATGCTCGACCAGAGCCATAACGTGACGGATCCGATCGAAAGCCTGATGACGAGCGCCATGGAGGTCGGCCGTGCCTATGCTCAGGCGCTGATCGTCGACCGTAACGCACTTGCAGGCTATCAGGAGGAGAACGATGCGCTGATGGCATCAGAAACACTGAAGACTGCCTTCCGGACCGACGTCGAGCCCATCCTCGCCATGGCCCGTCTGGAAAATGGCGGCGCCATTGCGCCGGTTTCCGCCTACCGGGCAAGCGGCTACCGCGCCAGGGTGGCAGCCGAGCGTCCTGCAGTCGCCGGCGGCGGCGGCGGCATCGTCTGA